atgatttaaaatttttctctatttatttttaacttacaatatgatgttatattaaaaaaaacaaaagactcCACGTGATTTTTTTCAGATCaacattaatataatttctccattttatgttaaaaacaaACCGAAGAAAAGCTTACCCTGTTTGaacatattttcatataaagttctaaaaaattattttcaattaaaatttatgcaaCAGTTGAAGAAGAGGCCATATCTGAATGGCTTGTTGTCGGATATATGCATAGCAACTTCAGCAGCTCCAACCTATCTTCCAGCACATTACTTCGAAACCAAAACCCAACACGGTCATGTCATGGGAAAGTTTGACCTAATAGACGGTGGCGTAGCAGCAAATAACCCGGTACATGCACAAACTTATatttcaaaggaaaaaaaaaaggtaaaatatgaAATGAATGAGTATGACGAAAAGAATGTAATATGGTGTTAATTGGGTGGTGCAGACACTGGTGGCCATGGCAGAAGTGACAAACCAAATTTCCCATGAAGGTCAAGGTGATAGCTTGAAGGTGGAAGCGATGCAATACGATAGGTTTTTGGTGATATCATTGGGAACGGGTTCTCAGAAACAGGAAGCGAAATACAGTGCTAAAGAAGCAGCTGAATGGGGTGTATTGAGCTGGGTTTCCACTACCAATGGCAGCACCCCTTTAATCGATGCCTTCACTCAAGCCAGTGCTGACATGGTTGACTTTCACATCTCTTCCGTTTTTCGAGCACTCAATTCTGAACATAACTACCTCCGAATCCAGGTTCTCATCAACTTTACTTCACTCTAAATATACAATTACTTTTTCTCAACATATTTTCAACTTTCTTAATTAGGACGATACATTAACTGGGGAATCATCTTCTGTGGACTTGGCCACGGAGGATAATTTGAAGAAACTGGTCTCAGTTGGGGAATCATTGTTAGATAAACCAGTTTCAAGGATTAACTTAAGGACTGGCCTTTACGAATCTGCTGGAACTTCTGAAACAAACAGACAAGCCTTGACGAGGTAcacatttta
This window of the Vigna angularis cultivar LongXiaoDou No.4 chromosome 7, ASM1680809v1, whole genome shotgun sequence genome carries:
- the LOC108323734 gene encoding patatin-like protein 2, giving the protein MATMKNHVSPAPKESDDRHLVTLLSIDGGGIRGIIPGIILAFLESELQRLDGDNVRIADYFDVIAGTSTGGLVTAMLTAPNEYNRPLYDAQHLKDFYLNHSPKIFPQNKWWNVIASVMKFITTLFGPSYDGKDLHKIIRENLKETRLDQTLTNVVIPTFDIKRLQPTIFSSFQLKKRPYLNGLLSDICIATSAAPTYLPAHYFETKTQHGHVMGKFDLIDGGVAANNPTLVAMAEVTNQISHEGQGDSLKVEAMQYDRFLVISLGTGSQKQEAKYSAKEAAEWGVLSWVSTTNGSTPLIDAFTQASADMVDFHISSVFRALNSEHNYLRIQDDTLTGESSSVDLATEDNLKKLVSVGESLLDKPVSRINLRTGLYESAGTSETNRQALTRFAVRLSKQKQFRKSQMSANNGNSQKTVV